The DNA segment TACGATTTTAGGTTTAATGTACTCATTCGCAGCTCGATTTACAGAACCTTACAGTAAAAAATACCATATATTTATTGTGATTATGGTAGCAGTTGGGTTTATATTGAGCTTCGTAGGATTCAAAGGTTTAATCAACTTCTTATATCCAGTAATGGGTGTTATCGGATTAATCGTAGTTGTAGCAGTATTAATTAAGTATTACTTAAGAAAAAATGATAATAAAAAACACATTGCTTAATTTAACTAGAAATTAAATTAAAGCGCTAATAAACAAAGCCAACCTAAAAAGATTGATTTAATCTTTTAGGTTGGCTTTTACTATAGAGATGTGCAGTTTCTTTATTTTTAAAGTTAAGAAATAAAAGCTCAAGATTATTACTATTGTGTAATTCGTAATTATGTTACAATGCTTCAGAAAGGAACGAGCGCACATGAAGCACAAACATAAATGGACGGTCATCACTTTAGTTATTTTCCTCATTGTTGCAGCTGTTATCGGCCTATTTTTAAAGCAACACTTCGATCGAGAGCATGCTAAAGGGGTAAAAGAGAAAGTACAAATAAATAACAGAAATGTTAAAGCGTTTACGAATATCACATATAGTCAAGGCGTTCCGAATAGTAAATTAGATATATTAACGCCAACTGAACTAGATGAAAATAATAAATTACCTGTCATATTTTGGATGCACGGGGGAGGTTATATTGCAGGTGATAAACAATATAAAAACCCGTTGCTTTCTAAAATTGCTGAACAAGGTTATATCGTAGTAAATATAAACTACGCTTTAGCCCCAGATTACAAATATCCGACGCAACTTAATCAAATTGATCGTGCGGTTAGGTTTATAAAATCAAATAAACATGAATTACCGATTGATTTTGACCAAGTCGTGTTTGGAGGGGACTCTGCCGGTGCACAATTATCAAGTCAATATACAGCAATCCAGACAAATAAGTCACTTAGAAATAAAATGAATTTTAAACAACAATTTAAACCAGATCAAATTAAATCAGTCATTCTTTTCGGTGGTTTCTATGATATGAAGACAGTTAAGGCCACGGAATTTCCACGCATCCAACGCTTTATGGAAAGTTATACAGGCGTACGAGATTGGGAGCGACAATTTAAATATATCAGTGAAATGTCAACGATTAATCAAGTGACTAAAGATTATCCACCAACATTTTTATCTGTAGGGGATGCTGACCCATTTTATAGTCAAAATACAGCATTTTATAAAAAGTTAAAATCTAAAGATGTGCCGGTGGATAAATTATTCTATGATGGATCACATCATTTGAAACATCAATATCAATTTCATATGGAATTACCTGAATCACAACAGAACATGAAAGATGTACTGAAATTTTTAAGTAGAAATACGAACGCATCTGGGGTAGAAACTGAGTTGAAAACATCAAGCAATAATCCAAATAATGTTGAATTAAATCCATATTAATAAAAAAGGAGTCAAATAACGATGTAGTTATTTGGCTCTTTTCATTGTTTCGTATTAGAATGGAAATAGTTAGAAATATAATAGAAAATTAAAGTAGATTATAATAATAACTTGGAGAGGACGTATTGGTTATAATATTGACCATTAATATATAACTTATCTCGAAGTTCGCCTTCAATTTGATAATTCGATGATTTAAATAAATCCAATGCAGATGCATTTTCAGGGACAATGATGACTTCTATACGGTGAATTTCATGATTAACACACCAAGCTTCAACAGAGTTGATTAACGATTGTCCTAATCCTTGAGATTGATGACGTTTAATAACACCCATAGAGAAGTGCGCTTCATGTTTCACACGTTCTAATTTTTTAGTAGTGACTGTAGCAAAACCTACCAGTTCCTGGTTACTTTCAGCTACAAAGATTGCATTTGTAGGTGAAGTAATGAAATGCTCTAAATTATTAATAGCGTCTGTCGTAGAAGGTGAGTATTCACCAGGGCTATACATTAAATAATCGGATTCATCATATATAGTTGTTAATAAATTTACAAAGTCATCTATATCTTTAATACTAATTTCACGAATTTGATGAACCATTTATGCCACTCCTTAATCTATTGTACTTATAATTAATCGTACCACAATTTATGATAATTCGCATATTTGTTTTTTTATAATTTTGGAGTGGTTCAGTTTTTAATAAGGGAGTTTGACGATGAAACCAAATATTTTATTATCAGGTGTGACAGGTTCAATTGGTAAGACGTTAATTCAATCGATTAAAGAAGGTACTAACCTTTATACGATGTCTAAATATCCGAAAGAGGAAGAGATTCAGGATATAACATGGTTGAAGAAAGATATATTCAACTACAATCATGTTGTTGAAGCTATGCAGAATATTGACATTGCAATATTTTATTTGGATCCAACGAAACATTCAGCCAAATTAACGCATGCGAGTGCACGTGATTTAAACTTAATTGCAGCAGATAACTTTGGTCGTGCTGCTGTAAAACAAGGTGTTAGTAAGATTATCTACATCAGTGGAGGGCGTTTCGATTTAGAAACAATTGAGCGTTTGTCTGTTTATGGAGCTACTGTAGAGACAACTAAAACTGCGGTGCCTCGTCCACATGTATCAGTTGAGATTCAAGGTTCTAAATATGACGATGTACGTAGTGCCCAAAGCATGCAATTACCTATGAATTGGACACTCAAGCATTTAGTTAATTATTACTTCGATTGGTTAAATTCCACAAATGGAACACTCTTACATACAGATTACGAAGATAATAATTATATCGTATATTTAAAAGACAAGCATAAACCTTTATTGATTTTAAATAAAAGCTATACCGAAGACGATATCATTACGCTACATCTCGTCGGTGGCAGTTTAGTAAAACCTAACCTTAAAAAGCAAGGGAAATTGGAATTTAGAAAGTTGAAAGATTCCCAGAAGGTGATGGTTCACTTATTTGATTATATTCCGAAGCTAACGTGGCCAATATTTTACCTTGTGCAATCCCCATTCCAAAATTTAATGATGCGTGGATTTGAAATCGATTGTCGAATTAAACACTATAATGGGCGAATACAATCAGGCGAAGAAATCAAATATACCAAATAATGGAGTTGTGATAGGTATGGATATTTTGTTAGTGGAAGATGATATGACATTATTCAATGAATTAAGTAATGAGTTAGAACAATGGGATTTCGAGGTACATGGCATAGAAGATTTTAGTACGGTGCTAGAGACATTTGAAACGCTTCAACCTTCTATCGTGATTATGGATGTGAAACTGCCTAAGTTTGACGGATTTTACTGGACACGTAAAATCAGAGCCATTTCAAACACACCGATATTATTTTTATCTTCAAGAGATAATCCGATGGACCAAGTGATGAGTATGGAATTGGGCGCAGATGATTATGTCCAGAAACCTTTCAATACGAGTATACTCATTGCAAAGTTACAGGCGATATATCGCCGAGTATATCAATTTAGTGTAGACGATAAACGTGTACTCACTTGGCAAGAAGCTACGTTAGATTTATCTAAAGATAGTATCAATAAAGACGATGTTCAAGTGGTTCTATCTAAAACAGAAATGATTATCTTAGAAATGCTCGTAAAGAAACAAGGCCAAATTGTTACGCGCGATACGCTCATTACTGCCTTATGGGATGATGAGGCGTTTGTCAGTGACAATACGTTAACTGTAAATGTGAATCGAATGAGAAAAAAATTAGAAGAAATTGATATGCAAGATGCTATAGAAACTAAAATCGGTAAAGGATACATGGCACATGAGTAGTTATAAATGGGCAATGATCTTTATTGGTTCAAGGTTAAACTGGATTTTATGGATTATTTTTATTCATTTAATCTTCCTTGGTGTGGCATATATAGATTATGATATCAGTTTAGGAAGTATAATCTATATTATTGTATTAAATTTCATATTATCAATTTTCTTCTTTATATTTACGTTCGTAAAAGAAATCAAATTTTATAAACATTTAGAGAAAAATTTAGAACCCGAGGAACTGAAACATAAGTCTTTAGCTGACACACCTTTCCAAAAGCTCATGGTAAACTATCTTTTCTATCAAATTACGAAACAAAAGAGATTAGTTACAAAACAACAACAACAAATTAGCGCAACTTCTGCTTCATTGACTGATTTCGTCCATGATATTAAAACGCCAGTGACGGCACTTAATATTATGTTACAAAAGGAAGAAGATCCTGAAAGACGTAAAGCCTTGCTCTTCGAATGGTCTCGAATTAATGAAATGTTAGATCGTCAATTGTATTTAACTAAATTAGAATCTCAAAATAATGATATGTATTTTGAAAATGTACCTTTAAAATCGCTAATTATCGAAGAAATACAATTAACGCGCAATATTAGCCAATCCAAAGGTATCGCCTTTGAAGTAGACTTCAAAGATGATTATCAAGTTTATACAGATACGAAATGGTGTCGTATGATGATTAGACAAATATTATCAAATGCGATTAAATATAGTGAAAATAGTTCGATTTATGTAAAGACCTTTATAGAGGACGGTCACGTTACTTTAAATATTAAAGACGAAGGTAGAGGCATAAGTGCGAAAGATTTACCACGTATTTATAACAAAGGATTTACATCTACACGATATCGAAATGAAACAACTTCTTCTGGTATAGGGTTATATTTAGTGAAGACCGTCAAAGACAACTTAGGTATTGCAGTAAAAATAGCTTCTAGAGAAAATGAAGGCACTTCTGTTACCTTCAACTTTCCAAATCAAAATGAAATCATTAATAGATTATCCAATCCTGGTACGAGATAAGTATAATTTACGTAAGAATAATAACCTGAGACAAACGAAATGTCTCAGGTTATTTTTTGCTCTAAACAACGAAGGCAATGCACATATGGATAACGAATTGGGCTGAAACATATGTGCTTTTATCATAATATTTGATTACTACAAAGTTTATGAAAAGTACAAAATAAACTGTAATAAAGATGTATTTATAAATTGATAGATGGCGCGCATAATAATTTAACTATTGTTATATCATTTGAACACATATAATAAATGTGTAACGATGTTTTTAGATGGTTAAGAAAATGAATGTAACTTGCATATGTATTGTTGGATTTGTATTAGGCACACCATGACATGCATAAAAGTATTAAGGCAATTAATACCTATTGTTAAGAATTTGTAAATTTAATTGTGGAAATGTAAATTTTGTGCTATTTTCAATTAAGGATAATTCAATTTTGAGGTAACAAAGTAACGGTTCTCACTTTTACATAAAAAATTATATTTACTCACAAGAAAAGTTGGATTGTTCACCTTGAATTTTTTATCCTAAAGATTTTAAATTTTTAAAATTAAATTGAAAGTGATTGGAAACAGTCGCTGTAAATGGAGGATTTTTTGAATGTTTAATAAGAAAAAAGATAAGTTCATGGTGCAACTCGAAGAAATGGTCTTCAACTTAGATCGAGCAGCAAATGAATTTGGTAAGATGGATTTTAACACGCATTTAGATTTAAAGGCGTACTCAGATAACATAAAGAATTACGAATCACATGGTGACGAATTAATGCATCAAGTGATTTCTGATTTAAACCAAACATTTATCACACCAATCGAACGTGAGGATATCCTCTCATTGTGTAATGCCATTGATGATGTATTAGACGCAATGGAAGAAACATCAGCTATGTTCGAAATGTATTCAATTGAGTATACAGACGAATATATGGCTGAATTTGTTGAAAATATTCAAAAAGCTGTTGGCGAAATGAAATTAGCAGTTGGATTACTCGTAGATAAGAAATTATCACATATGCGTATTCATTCAATCAATATTAAAGAATTTGAAACAAACTGTGACGGCATTTTACGTCAATCAATCAAACATATATTTAACAGTGAAACAGATCCAATGACTTTAATCAAAATAAAAGATATTTATGAAAGTTTAGAAGAAATTGCTGATAGATGTCAAACAGTAGCAAATAACTTTGAAACAATTATTATGAAAAATAGCTAAGGAGTCCTAAGTTATGGAATATATTTTGATCATCACAATAGCTATCGTAATTTTTTCACTTGTATTTGACTTTATCAACGGGTTCCATGATACTGCTAATGCGGTAGCGACTGCTGTTTCTACACGTGCATTAACACCAAGACTTGCAATATTATTAGCAGCTGTTATGAACTTCTTAGGGGCACTTACTTTCACAGGTGTCGCTGGTACGATTACTAAAGATATCGTCAATCCATTCAAGCTTGAAAATGGTTTGATAGTTGTTTTAGCAGCAATTATAGCAGCAATTTTTTGGAACTTATTAACATGGTATTTTGGTATACCAAGTTCATCATCACACGCATTAATCGGATCTATTGCTGGTGCAGCGATTGCATCTCAAGGTTCATTTGCAGTATTACATTATCAAGGGTTTACTAAAATTATCATAGTTCTATTATTATCACCATTAATTGCATTTTGCGTAGGTTTTATCATTTATTCACTTGTTAAAGTAATATTTAAAAACGCTAACCTTTCCAAAGCGAATCGTAACTTTAGATTTTTCCAAATTTTCACAGCAGCGTTACAATCATTCTCACATGGTACAAACGATGCTCAGAAATCAATGGGTATAATTACATTAGCGTTAATCGTTGCGCATGTACAAACAGGTAGTGTAGAACCTCAATTATGGGTTAAAATTGCCTGTGCGGCAGCAATGGGTCTAGGTACAGCAGTAGGTGGTTGGAAAATCATCAAAACTGTTGGTGGTAACATCATGAAAATACGTCCAGCTAATGGTGCATCAGCAGATTTAGCTTCAGCATTAACAATCTTTGTTGCATCATCATTACATTTCCCATTATCAACTACACACGCTGTTTCTTCAGCTATTTTAGGTGTAGGTTCATCTAACCGTGTGAAAGGTGTTAAATGGAATACAGCAAAACGTATGGTTATTACATGGGTTATTACATTACCTATCTCTGCACTTGTCGCAGCAATCACATACCTAATTATCAACATTTTTTTGTAAGTATTAATATAAAAAAAAGAGGTTAAGTCACTGAAATGGCTTAACCTCTTTTTATTATGGTTGTATATGCACCTGCATACGAAAGATTTATTGTAAAAGTCCTAGATCTATCATTCATTAATATTCAACTTAACACATGGCTTTCAACTCAATTTTCTTTGTTGGGTTAATTATATTTCTTTATAACGCTTGAATAGGGGAATATTGATATAAGCCATGAGCTAAAGGTTAAGTTACAGCGCAAAGTCACTTACAGGTATTAAATAATTAAGAAACGTGAAGGTATTTAAAGGCTAATACATAAAAAACGATGATTCCTACTGTTTCAATAGAAATCATCGTTTTAATATAAACCAATACATTAATGTCTCGGATTTATTTTATAAACTATTATTAATGAATGTAGTTATAACTTGATACTTGTGAAGCTGGGATTGTACGGTAGTCAACAACGCCTGGTGGTGTATTATAGTTCATTTCTGAAATTAAAAGACTACCATCAGGGTTAA comes from the Staphylococcus hsinchuensis genome and includes:
- a CDS encoding alpha/beta hydrolase: MKHKHKWTVITLVIFLIVAAVIGLFLKQHFDREHAKGVKEKVQINNRNVKAFTNITYSQGVPNSKLDILTPTELDENNKLPVIFWMHGGGYIAGDKQYKNPLLSKIAEQGYIVVNINYALAPDYKYPTQLNQIDRAVRFIKSNKHELPIDFDQVVFGGDSAGAQLSSQYTAIQTNKSLRNKMNFKQQFKPDQIKSVILFGGFYDMKTVKATEFPRIQRFMESYTGVRDWERQFKYISEMSTINQVTKDYPPTFLSVGDADPFYSQNTAFYKKLKSKDVPVDKLFYDGSHHLKHQYQFHMELPESQQNMKDVLKFLSRNTNASGVETELKTSSNNPNNVELNPY
- a CDS encoding GNAT family N-acetyltransferase; this encodes MVHQIREISIKDIDDFVNLLTTIYDESDYLMYSPGEYSPSTTDAINNLEHFITSPTNAIFVAESNQELVGFATVTTKKLERVKHEAHFSMGVIKRHQSQGLGQSLINSVEAWCVNHEIHRIEVIIVPENASALDLFKSSNYQIEGELRDKLYINGQYYNQYVLSKLLL
- a CDS encoding 3-beta hydroxysteroid dehydrogenase, whose amino-acid sequence is MKPNILLSGVTGSIGKTLIQSIKEGTNLYTMSKYPKEEEIQDITWLKKDIFNYNHVVEAMQNIDIAIFYLDPTKHSAKLTHASARDLNLIAADNFGRAAVKQGVSKIIYISGGRFDLETIERLSVYGATVETTKTAVPRPHVSVEIQGSKYDDVRSAQSMQLPMNWTLKHLVNYYFDWLNSTNGTLLHTDYEDNNYIVYLKDKHKPLLILNKSYTEDDIITLHLVGGSLVKPNLKKQGKLEFRKLKDSQKVMVHLFDYIPKLTWPIFYLVQSPFQNLMMRGFEIDCRIKHYNGRIQSGEEIKYTK
- a CDS encoding response regulator transcription factor; the encoded protein is MDILLVEDDMTLFNELSNELEQWDFEVHGIEDFSTVLETFETLQPSIVIMDVKLPKFDGFYWTRKIRAISNTPILFLSSRDNPMDQVMSMELGADDYVQKPFNTSILIAKLQAIYRRVYQFSVDDKRVLTWQEATLDLSKDSINKDDVQVVLSKTEMIILEMLVKKQGQIVTRDTLITALWDDEAFVSDNTLTVNVNRMRKKLEEIDMQDAIETKIGKGYMAHE
- a CDS encoding sensor histidine kinase, whose translation is MSSYKWAMIFIGSRLNWILWIIFIHLIFLGVAYIDYDISLGSIIYIIVLNFILSIFFFIFTFVKEIKFYKHLEKNLEPEELKHKSLADTPFQKLMVNYLFYQITKQKRLVTKQQQQISATSASLTDFVHDIKTPVTALNIMLQKEEDPERRKALLFEWSRINEMLDRQLYLTKLESQNNDMYFENVPLKSLIIEEIQLTRNISQSKGIAFEVDFKDDYQVYTDTKWCRMMIRQILSNAIKYSENSSIYVKTFIEDGHVTLNIKDEGRGISAKDLPRIYNKGFTSTRYRNETTSSGIGLYLVKTVKDNLGIAVKIASRENEGTSVTFNFPNQNEIINRLSNPGTR
- a CDS encoding DUF47 domain-containing protein — encoded protein: MFNKKKDKFMVQLEEMVFNLDRAANEFGKMDFNTHLDLKAYSDNIKNYESHGDELMHQVISDLNQTFITPIEREDILSLCNAIDDVLDAMEETSAMFEMYSIEYTDEYMAEFVENIQKAVGEMKLAVGLLVDKKLSHMRIHSINIKEFETNCDGILRQSIKHIFNSETDPMTLIKIKDIYESLEEIADRCQTVANNFETIIMKNS
- a CDS encoding inorganic phosphate transporter; this encodes MEYILIITIAIVIFSLVFDFINGFHDTANAVATAVSTRALTPRLAILLAAVMNFLGALTFTGVAGTITKDIVNPFKLENGLIVVLAAIIAAIFWNLLTWYFGIPSSSSHALIGSIAGAAIASQGSFAVLHYQGFTKIIIVLLLSPLIAFCVGFIIYSLVKVIFKNANLSKANRNFRFFQIFTAALQSFSHGTNDAQKSMGIITLALIVAHVQTGSVEPQLWVKIACAAAMGLGTAVGGWKIIKTVGGNIMKIRPANGASADLASALTIFVASSLHFPLSTTHAVSSAILGVGSSNRVKGVKWNTAKRMVITWVITLPISALVAAITYLIINIFL